Genomic window (Bosea vaviloviae):
CTAGTCCTGTGGTCCCGAAGTCGCAGATCTCCAGAACGCGGGGGCGGGCGGAGGAAAGATACGCCTCCAGAGCTTGCGCGGCAGCATGGTCCAGCGGACGCTGTCCCAGAATGTCGTGCCGCAACACGGCTGCCTGGTCCCGATCAAGCGTGCGAAGCCGGAAATGAACCTCGGCTCCTCCGTCCGAGATGGCCGCATCGCAGCTGTTCTGAACCGCCTCTCGGACCACGGTTTGAACGAGATCAATCGACGGCGCGCCGAGCAGTTTTAGATACCCGTCTGCGGCGAGATTCCCCGAAGCAGAATAGGCCTCGGAATGAAGGATCAGGGGTGATCGAGGCATGCGATCATTTCCCGTACATGCGTTTCGGCCGCGAGGGCATCGAGGCGACTTCCTTCGGCAGCGGCAAGGTCAATGGTATACGAGAGGCTGACAACGCCTTCTGGTACGGCTTCAGCAATAAAACTCTCGGGAACGATCCTCGGAAACGCGGCGTCGACGGCATATTGATGCTCGCCCTCGATGCGGAAGCTGGCCCGGTTCCACGCTCTAGCATCGGGATCGGCGCACCCGAGCGCGGCCAGAAGATCGCGGATCTGCTGTGGATCGGACGCCATCGAGATCGATTCTGCGGCGAGCCTTGATATCGACAGATCGGTTCCCGCAGCCTCCTCGAGCTGAAGTAGATACAGATGTAAAGCGCCCTCCACGGGTGCGACAAGCTGATCTATCGAGGAGATCGTCACCGACCGCCCGGCCACACGCGCCGAGGACTTGA
Coding sequences:
- a CDS encoding PD-(D/E)XK motif protein, producing MLLPVRQSERIADIPANQSLHIGVSTYLLNGTPIRYLDIVCLNAALDGAFADVCAEIIRRISDGAAPTEASLTTLDDFRSLLIVPSAEVTSQEMRGLIAELVMLRRLLNLDPRAWRLWRGPLMERHDFRGGSFAIEVKSSARVAGRSVTISSIDQLVAPVEGALHLYLLQLEEAAGTDLSISRLAAESISMASDPQQIRDLLAALGCADPDARAWNRASFRIEGEHQYAVDAAFPRIVPESFIAEAVPEGVVSLSYTIDLAAAEGSRLDALAAETHVREMIACLDHP